Part of the Kiritimatiellia bacterium genome, CGGTCATGGTCAGCATAATCAATAAATCGGCTTTGATAAGATGGACGACGAGCGCGGCCAGAAGATCGTTGTCGCCGAATTTGATTTCATCAACCGCGACCACGTCGTTTTCGTTGATAACCGGGATCACTCCCGCGCGCAACATGGCCATAATGGTATTTCTGGCGTTGAGATGGCGCGCGCGGTGTTTAAGGTCGTCATGCGTCAGTAAAACCTGGCCGACAAGTTTGTTTTCCGCCGTAAAAACCCGGTCATAGCGGGTCATCAGGCGGCTCTGGCCGACGGCCGCCGCCATCTGGAGCTCATGCAAACTGCCCGGCCGCCGGCGCATGCCGAGCGCCTGCATGCCGGTCCCGATGGCCCCGGACGTTACCACGACCACTTCGTGTTTCCGGCCGCACAAAGCGGCAATATCGCCGGCCAGCGCCTTGAACCGCCGGGTTTCAGGCCGGCCGGAATCCTGAACCAGGACGCGACTGCCGATTTTAACCACAACCCGCCTGGCAGCGCCGAGTGCGGCCCGGGCTTCCGATTCGGATAAAGAACAGGTTTTCACGGGGTTATTGTAGCATGGATGACCGGTCGTGTCCATAATCAGAAAAAATTCAGGTTTCACATTGACTCGGGCGCGTAACTGCGGGTATAAGCAATGT contains:
- the proB gene encoding glutamate 5-kinase, which encodes MKPEFFLIMDTTGHPCYNNPVKTCSLSESEARAALGAARRVVVKIGSRVLVQDSGRPETRRFKALAGDIAALCGRKHEVVVVTSGAIGTGMQALGMRRRPGSLHELQMAAAVGQSRLMTRYDRVFTAENKLVGQVLLTHDDLKHRARHLNARNTIMAMLRAGVIPVINENDVVAVDEIKFGDNDLLAALVVHLIKADLLIMLTMTDGLIRPLAAGKSERIGYLSEISGDILKLARGKGGELSTGGMASKLESARLAMETTGSPVVIADGRGPGIIRRIMAGEDVGTLIVPAKAGLAAICDRKRWIAFFHRPKGALTIDAGACSALEKGGKSLLAIGVKKVEGDFPAGAVVNILSASGRLIARGLTTYSSREIQVVRGRRTDEIAGLLGSKKADELIHRDNLVLMNADA